A single genomic interval of Nostoc commune NIES-4072 harbors:
- the hemJ gene encoding protoporphyrinogen oxidase HemJ, producing the protein MAYSWFKAFHIVGFVVWFAGLFYLVRLFIYHVEANLEPEPARTILKNQYQIMEKRLYYIITNPGMFVTIAMAIGLLTTEPDVLKEGWLHIKLLFVAILIGYHHYCARLMKKLAVDECGWSGQQLRALNEAPTVMLVAIVLLAVFKNNLPTDIAAWAIFGMIILMAVTIQLYAKKRRQDKEKLTAQIGQPQEQS; encoded by the coding sequence ATGGCTTATTCATGGTTTAAAGCCTTTCATATTGTCGGATTTGTAGTTTGGTTTGCTGGTTTGTTCTACTTAGTTCGTCTTTTTATCTATCACGTTGAAGCGAACCTTGAACCTGAACCAGCGCGAACCATACTGAAAAATCAGTATCAAATTATGGAAAAGCGTCTCTACTATATCATCACTAACCCAGGAATGTTTGTGACGATCGCAATGGCTATCGGTTTATTAACCACTGAACCGGACGTTTTAAAAGAGGGTTGGTTGCATATAAAACTGCTGTTTGTTGCCATTTTAATTGGCTATCATCATTACTGCGCTCGGCTAATGAAGAAATTAGCAGTAGATGAATGTGGTTGGAGTGGTCAGCAATTACGTGCTTTAAATGAAGCACCCACAGTTATGTTAGTAGCGATCGTGTTGCTGGCTGTGTTTAAAAATAATCTACCTACAGATATTGCTGCTTGGGCTATTTTCGGCATGATTATTTTGATGGCAGTTACTATTCAACTTTACGCCAAAAAACGCAGGCAAGATAAAGAGAAGTTAACAGCACAAATAGGACAACCACAAGAACAAAGTTAG
- a CDS encoding COR domain-containing protein — protein sequence MTNEELLQIIEQAARDKVRKLDLSGKGLTTLLPEIGQLTNLRSLDLSSNQLSSLLPEIVQLTNLRSLNLSDNQLSILPPEIVQLTNLRSLNLRRNQLSSLPPEIVQLTNLGLLNLPSNQLSSLPPEIVQLTNLRLLDLSNNQLSSLPPEIVQLTNLRLLYLVRNQLSSLPPEIVQLTNLRSLNLSSNQLSSLPPEIVQITNLQRLNLSSNQLSSLPPQIVQLTNLRALYLGNNQLSNLPPEIVQITNLRALYLWDNQLSNLPPEIVQLTNLRSLHLWGNQLSNLPPEIVQLTNLRSLYLWNNQLSSLPPEIVQLTNLRLLDLSNNQLSSLPPEIRQLANLKKLDIRRNPVPIQPEILGPKDLSKNPGDVKEILDFYFRVQDPTETEPLYEAKFLIIGEGGAGKTSLAKKITDETYKLQPEEKSTQGIEVIRWDFTQPNGKDFRVNIWDFGGQEIYHQTHQFFLSKRSLYALVADTRKENTDFYWWLKVVELLSDKSPVFIIKNEKQDRQCEVDGGQLRGEFENLKEILATNLDTNRSLTEIKKAIQLYISNLDHVGTPLPKLWVRVRAALENNSRNYITFEEYCTLCQVNNLKDRKDMLRLSSYLHDLGVCLHFQDDSTLKHYIILKPEWATTAVYKVLDNKAVKEKLGCFTKDDLKNIWQDDEYADMRDELLQLMMQFKLCYEIRDRRDNYIAPQLLSIEKPDYTWSDRNNLILRYTYTFMPKGILTRFIVETHPWIEEQKLVWKNGVVLSKDQTRAEVIENYNQREIQIRVAGNRKKELMAVITHELEKIHNSYERLQYQTLVPCNCETCKNLLTPYSYSLEKLNKRLNISRYQIECENSYEMVDVRRLIDNIMLQDIRADGELKPQVTQLQSELEQQREESLKHRLKDSNQKEVFISYTWRDQQSKPLVEKIEQAFQAKGIKIIRDTNAIGYKERFKEFMQRLSRGTCVILVISDQYLKSENCMYELVEIAKDKNFYKRIFPIILADAKIFKSVERVKYIKYWEKEIEELDKAMKEVMADNLQGIREDIDQYREIRNTIAELTNLLRDMNTLTPDIHSQSGFEELLNAIAQRLDE from the coding sequence ATGACTAACGAAGAACTGCTGCAAATTATTGAACAAGCTGCCAGAGATAAGGTGAGAAAATTAGACCTTTCTGGCAAAGGCTTAACAACGCTGTTACCAGAAATTGGCCAACTCACCAATCTGCGCTCGCTAGACCTCAGTAGTAATCAACTGAGCAGTCTGCTACCGGAAATTGTCCAACTCACCAACCTGCGCTCGCTCAACCTCAGCGACAATCAACTGAGCATTCTACCACCGGAAATTGTCCAACTTACCAACCTGCGCTCGCTCAATCTCCGCAGGAATCAACTTAGCAGTCTGCCACCAGAAATTGTCCAACTCACTAACTTGGGATTGCTCAATCTCCCCAGTAATCAACTGAGCAGTCTGCCACCGGAAATTGTCCAACTCACTAACCTGCGATTGCTCGATCTCAGCAACAATCAACTGAGCAGTCTGCCACCAGAAATTGTCCAACTCACTAACCTGCGATTGCTCTACCTCGTCAGGAATCAACTGAGCAGTCTGCCACCAGAAATTGTCCAACTTACTAACCTGCGTTCGCTCAACCTCAGCAGTAATCAACTGAGCAGTTTGCCACCGGAAATTGTCCAAATCACTAACCTACAGAGGCTCAACCTCAGCAGTAATCAACTGAGCAGTTTGCCACCGCAAATTGTCCAACTTACTAACCTGCGAGCACTCTATCTTGGCAACAATCAACTGAGCAATCTGCCACCGGAAATTGTCCAAATCACTAACCTGCGAGCGCTCTACCTCTGGGATAATCAACTGAGCAATCTGCCACCAGAAATTGTCCAACTCACTAACCTGCGATCGCTCCACCTCTGGGGTAATCAACTGAGCAATCTGCCACCAGAAATTGTCCAACTCACTAACCTGCGATCGCTTTACCTTTGGAATAATCAACTGAGCAGTCTGCCACCAGAAATTGTCCAACTCACTAATCTGCGATTGCTCGATCTCAGCAACAATCAACTGAGCAGTCTGCCACCAGAAATTAGGCAACTAGCAAACCTAAAAAAGCTGGATATTCGTAGAAATCCAGTCCCCATTCAACCTGAGATTTTGGGGCCAAAGGATTTATCAAAAAATCCAGGCGATGTAAAAGAAATTCTCGATTTCTATTTTCGGGTGCAAGATCCAACCGAAACTGAACCTTTGTACGAAGCAAAATTCTTAATTATTGGTGAAGGGGGAGCCGGTAAAACCTCTTTAGCCAAGAAAATCACAGACGAAACCTATAAACTCCAGCCAGAAGAGAAATCAACCCAAGGCATTGAGGTGATCCGGTGGGACTTTACACAGCCCAATGGCAAAGATTTTCGCGTTAACATCTGGGATTTTGGTGGTCAGGAAATCTACCATCAAACCCATCAGTTTTTCCTCAGCAAGCGTTCTCTCTATGCTTTAGTTGCTGACACTCGCAAAGAAAACACTGATTTTTACTGGTGGCTGAAAGTTGTCGAACTCTTGAGCGACAAAAGTCCAGTTTTCATCATCAAAAACGAAAAACAAGACCGTCAGTGCGAAGTCGATGGGGGGCAGTTACGAGGAGAATTTGAAAACTTGAAGGAAATTCTAGCAACCAATTTAGATACTAATCGCAGTTTGACAGAGATTAAAAAGGCTATTCAACTTTACATCAGTAATCTTGACCACGTTGGTACACCTCTACCAAAACTTTGGGTAAGAGTTAGAGCCGCCCTAGAGAACAATTCCCGAAATTACATCACCTTTGAAGAATACTGTACCCTTTGCCAAGTTAATAATTTAAAAGACCGTAAAGATATGCTGCGCTTGAGTAGCTATTTACATGACCTCGGCGTTTGCCTCCACTTTCAAGACGATTCTACACTCAAACACTACATCATCCTCAAACCTGAATGGGCGACAACAGCCGTTTACAAAGTTTTGGATAATAAAGCTGTCAAGGAAAAGCTAGGTTGTTTTACCAAAGACGACCTCAAAAATATTTGGCAAGACGACGAATATGCAGATATGCGAGATGAACTCCTGCAATTAATGATGCAGTTCAAGCTTTGCTATGAAATCCGCGATCGCCGTGACAATTATATTGCACCGCAATTGCTCTCTATTGAAAAACCTGATTATACCTGGAGCGATCGCAACAACCTTATCCTGCGTTACACCTATACATTCATGCCCAAAGGCATCCTCACCCGTTTTATTGTCGAGACGCACCCTTGGATTGAAGAGCAAAAACTCGTTTGGAAAAACGGTGTTGTTCTCAGCAAAGACCAAACTCGTGCAGAAGTCATTGAAAACTACAATCAACGGGAAATTCAAATCCGTGTAGCCGGAAATCGCAAAAAAGAACTAATGGCTGTCATCACCCATGAACTCGAAAAAATCCATAACTCTTATGAGCGTTTGCAATATCAAACCCTAGTTCCTTGTAACTGCGAGACTTGTAAAAATCTGCTCACCCCTTATTCCTACTCTCTAGAAAAACTCAACAAACGTTTGAACATTAGTCGTTACCAAATTGAATGCGAAAACAGCTATGAAATGGTAGATGTCCGTAGGTTAATTGATAATATCATGCTCCAAGACATTAGAGCAGATGGAGAACTCAAACCCCAAGTTACACAGTTACAAAGCGAACTGGAGCAACAAAGAGAGGAATCATTGAAACATCGCCTAAAAGATAGCAATCAAAAGGAAGTGTTTATCTCCTACACTTGGCGAGATCAACAAAGTAAGCCACTTGTAGAAAAAATAGAGCAAGCATTTCAAGCCAAAGGCATCAAAATTATTCGTGATACTAATGCAATTGGCTATAAAGAAAGATTTAAAGAATTCATGCAGCGTTTGAGCCGTGGTACATGCGTAATTTTAGTAATCAGCGACCAGTATTTAAAGTCCGAAAATTGTATGTATGAACTAGTTGAAATCGCTAAAGATAAAAACTTTTATAAACGAATATTTCCAATTATTTTAGCAGATGCCAAGATTTTTAAATCTGTTGAAAGAGTTAAATATATTAAGTATTGGGAAAAAGAAATTGAAGAATTGGATAAAGCTATGAAAGAAGTTATGGCAGATAATTTGCAGGGAATTCGAGAAGATATTGACCAATACAGAGAGATACGTAATACGATCGCAGAACTGACTAACCTGCTAAGAGATATGAACACGCTCACGCCTGATATTCACAGCCAATCAGGCTTTGAGGAATTGCTGAATGCGATCGCACAGCGTTTAGATGAGTAA